The Zingiber officinale cultivar Zhangliang chromosome 9A, Zo_v1.1, whole genome shotgun sequence genome window below encodes:
- the LOC122020982 gene encoding uncharacterized protein LOC122020982 isoform X2, protein MGGAATLVGVKRVGDSMPREEWDDTMPLPGDIVQGVAPSCSAGDDQEQRLAAYSAARTRSELSNLLSLLSRRSSSVWVKVQRGGVTLELRTRVTSYRGSNLYRRYTVMAAGDDRHVAVLGDMTPQRCTELQEMSRSVVNMDGISSAFDRKKNICYDWKKKKAIYLPDRNATLVSSILFKPFPTDRCVDAVTRRAMAWFSAAVSSGAPLVFVNVQTELFWSTSTVRSRHNQQASKSSLLPVKQLLAVRLWFLPGTHEIPVLVSPEEGETRFGLDIKRTEEGFIYISSVSRGSAADRAGLLSLCDEASKSRNLLVISRLEGRGIIPAEASPEGLIRCCDQAGIKAALATAIRELEEVRLHVMAWPNHRPCSANCKMDAGHGLLLPPAVTSSPQNLHAKA, encoded by the exons ATGGGCGGCGCCGCGACGTTGGTCGGAGTGAAACGAGTCGGCGATTCCATGCCGCGGGAGGAGTGGGACGACACCATGCCGCTCCCCGGCGACATCGTCCAGGGCGTCGCCCCATCCTGCAGCGCCGGAGACGACCAGGAGCAGCGCCTCGCTGCTTACTCCGCTGCCAGGACTAGGTCGGAGCTCAGCAATTTGTTGAGCCTGCTCAGTCGCCGGTCCAGCTCCGTCTGGGTCAAGGTCCAGCGAGGCGGCGTCACGCTCGAGCTCCGCACCCGCGTCACCTCCTACCGCGGCAGCAACCTCTATCGCCGGTACACCGTCATGGCTGCCGGCGACGATCGCCATGTCGCCGTGCTGGGGGATATGACGCCTCAACGATGCACCGAGCTCCAAG AAATGAGCAGAAGTGTGGTGAACATGGACGGAATCAGCAGCGCCTTCGACAGGAAGAAAAACATCTGCTACgactggaagaagaagaaggcgatCTACTTGCCGGATCGCAACGCCACCCTCGTGAGCTCCATCCTATTTAAGCCCTTCCCCACGGACCGTTGCGTGGACGCCGTAACGAGGCGAGCCATGGCCTGGTTCTCTGCCGCCGTCTCCTCAGGTGCGCCGCTCGTCTTCGTCAACGTTCAAACAGAGTTGTTTTGGAGTACTTCTACAGTACGGAGCAGACACAACCAGCAGGCTTCGAAGTCTTCGTTGCTGCCAGTCAAACAACTGTTAGCCGTACGCCTCTGGTTTCTTCCGGGAACCCACGAGATCCCAGTGCTCGTCTCCCCGGAGGAAGGAGAGACCAGGTTCGGACTCGACATTAAAAGAACAGAGGAG GGCTTCATCTACATCAGCTCGGTGTCCAGAGGCTCCGCAGCTGACCGCGCGGGGCTGCTCAGCCTCTGCGATGAGGCGAGCAAAAGCAGGAATTTGTTGGTGATTTCTCGGTTGGAAGGGAGAGGAATCATCCCGGCGGAGGCGTCGCCCGAAGGCCTCATCCGTTGCTGCGACCAGGCGGGCATCAAGGCGGCGCTTGCCACTGCCATACGAGAGCTGGAGGAGGTTCGCCTCCATGTCATGGCTTGGCCTAACCACAGGCCTTGTTCGGCCAACTGCAAGATGGATGCTGGTCATGGACTGCTGCTGCCGCCTGCTGTCACTTCTTCTCCCCAAAATCTTCACGCAAAAGCTTGA
- the LOC122020982 gene encoding uncharacterized protein LOC122020982 isoform X1, protein MGGAATLVGVKRVGDSMPREEWDDTMPLPGDIVQGVAPSCSAGDDQEQRLAAYSAARTRSELSNLLSLLSRRSSSVWVKVQRGGVTLELRTRVTSYRGSNLYRRYTVMAAGDDRHVAVLGDMTPQRCTELQGESLKPLKRSKLKRKFQKFHLCETEMSRSVVNMDGISSAFDRKKNICYDWKKKKAIYLPDRNATLVSSILFKPFPTDRCVDAVTRRAMAWFSAAVSSGAPLVFVNVQTELFWSTSTVRSRHNQQASKSSLLPVKQLLAVRLWFLPGTHEIPVLVSPEEGETRFGLDIKRTEEGFIYISSVSRGSAADRAGLLSLCDEASKSRNLLVISRLEGRGIIPAEASPEGLIRCCDQAGIKAALATAIRELEEVRLHVMAWPNHRPCSANCKMDAGHGLLLPPAVTSSPQNLHAKA, encoded by the exons ATGGGCGGCGCCGCGACGTTGGTCGGAGTGAAACGAGTCGGCGATTCCATGCCGCGGGAGGAGTGGGACGACACCATGCCGCTCCCCGGCGACATCGTCCAGGGCGTCGCCCCATCCTGCAGCGCCGGAGACGACCAGGAGCAGCGCCTCGCTGCTTACTCCGCTGCCAGGACTAGGTCGGAGCTCAGCAATTTGTTGAGCCTGCTCAGTCGCCGGTCCAGCTCCGTCTGGGTCAAGGTCCAGCGAGGCGGCGTCACGCTCGAGCTCCGCACCCGCGTCACCTCCTACCGCGGCAGCAACCTCTATCGCCGGTACACCGTCATGGCTGCCGGCGACGATCGCCATGTCGCCGTGCTGGGGGATATGACGCCTCAACGATGCACCGAGCTCCAAGGTGAGAGCCTGAAGCCATTGAAACGCtccaaattgaaaagaaaatttcaaaaatttcatcTCTGTGAAACAGAAATGAGCAGAAGTGTGGTGAACATGGACGGAATCAGCAGCGCCTTCGACAGGAAGAAAAACATCTGCTACgactggaagaagaagaaggcgatCTACTTGCCGGATCGCAACGCCACCCTCGTGAGCTCCATCCTATTTAAGCCCTTCCCCACGGACCGTTGCGTGGACGCCGTAACGAGGCGAGCCATGGCCTGGTTCTCTGCCGCCGTCTCCTCAGGTGCGCCGCTCGTCTTCGTCAACGTTCAAACAGAGTTGTTTTGGAGTACTTCTACAGTACGGAGCAGACACAACCAGCAGGCTTCGAAGTCTTCGTTGCTGCCAGTCAAACAACTGTTAGCCGTACGCCTCTGGTTTCTTCCGGGAACCCACGAGATCCCAGTGCTCGTCTCCCCGGAGGAAGGAGAGACCAGGTTCGGACTCGACATTAAAAGAACAGAGGAG GGCTTCATCTACATCAGCTCGGTGTCCAGAGGCTCCGCAGCTGACCGCGCGGGGCTGCTCAGCCTCTGCGATGAGGCGAGCAAAAGCAGGAATTTGTTGGTGATTTCTCGGTTGGAAGGGAGAGGAATCATCCCGGCGGAGGCGTCGCCCGAAGGCCTCATCCGTTGCTGCGACCAGGCGGGCATCAAGGCGGCGCTTGCCACTGCCATACGAGAGCTGGAGGAGGTTCGCCTCCATGTCATGGCTTGGCCTAACCACAGGCCTTGTTCGGCCAACTGCAAGATGGATGCTGGTCATGGACTGCTGCTGCCGCCTGCTGTCACTTCTTCTCCCCAAAATCTTCACGCAAAAGCTTGA
- the LOC122021605 gene encoding casein kinase 1-like protein HD16 produces MPVLRRGARRRGRAPTLSPVDRPSQNTRARTAAIHNNPGPAGDAAGGSRRGRSRAPASAPRGRRRVRSATGRLVFIEEEEGKEGDQFKELVVLEEETKGKGTARPAEEVKEKETMGDDSGGLSANRVAGQEEEGNTTPFPEKVQVGGSPIYKIERKLGKGGFGQVFVGRRVSGGIERSGLNAMEVAIKFEHRTSKGCNYGPPYEWQVYSALGGSYGVPRVHYKGRQGDYYIMVMDMLGPSLWDAWNSSGQTMSSEMVACIAVESISILESMHSKGYVHGDVKPENFLLGQPSTPQEKKLFLVDLGLATRWMDASSGAHVDYDQRPDVFRGTVRYASVNAHLGRTASRRDDLESLAYTLIFLHRGRLAWQGYQGDNKSFLVCKKKMATSPEILCCLCPPAFKQFLEVVVNMKFDEEPNYSKLISLFDGLISPNPVVRQISIDGAQKVGQKRGRLTIDDGEENQPKKKIRLGVPATQWISVYNARLPMKQRYHYNVADARLSQHVERGNEDGLLISCVASCSNLWALIMDAGTAFTSQVYELSPFFLHKEWIMDQWEKNYYITSLAGANNGSSLVVMSKGTQYTQQSYKVSESFPFKWIRKKWKEGFHVTSMATAGSRWGIVMSRNAGFTEQVVELDFLYPSEGVHRRWDSGYRITSMAATWDQAALILSVPKRKPSDETQETLRTSAFPSAHVKDKWGKNLYLASICYGRTVS; encoded by the exons ATGCCAGTCTTGCGGAGAGGGGCGCGTCGTAGGGGCCGTGCTCCAACGCTGTCGCCTGTAGATCGTCCTTCGCAGAACACCAGAGCGCGGACCGCGGCCATACATAACAATCCCGGGCCTGCCGGGGACGCTGCTGGCGGAAGTAGGCGGGGAAGGAGTAGGGCCCCGGCGTCTGCGCCTAGGGGGAGGAGGAGAGTAAGATCTGCCACAGGTAGGTTGGTCTTCattgaggaggaggaggggaagGAGGGGGATCAGTTCAAGGAGTTGGTCGTATTGGAAGAGGAGACGAAAGGAAAGGGGACGGCGAGACCAGCAGAAGAAGTAAAAGAGAAGGAAACGATGGGTGATGATAGTGGTGGATTGAGCGCCAATAGGGTTGCAGGACAGGAAGAAGAAGGGAACACCACTCCATTCCCTGAAAAG GTCCAAGTTGGTGGTTCACCTATATATAAGATTGAGAGAAAGCTTGGGAAGGGTGGATTTGGTCAGGTTTTTGTTGGTCGGAGAGTCTCTGGAGGCATTGAGCGATCAGGTCTTAACGCTATGGAG GTCGCAATCAAATTTGAACATCGAACTAGTAAAGGCTGCAACTATGGCCCTCCTTATGAATGGCAAGTTTACAG TGCTCTTGGTGGTAGCTATGGAGTGCCTAGGGTACATTACAAAGGCCGGCAAGGTGACTACTATATTATG GTAATGGACATGCTGGGACCTAGTCTATGGGATGCCTGGAATTCTTCAGGTCAAAC GATGTCTTCGGAAATGGTTGCCTGTATTGCTGTTGAATCCATCTCAATCCTTGAAAGCATGCATTCAAAAGG ATACGTCCATGGGGATGTGAAGCCCGAAAATTTTCTGCTTGGTCAACCATCAACACCCCAAGAAAAAAAGTTGTTTCTTGTTGACCTTGGATTAG CTACTAGATGGATGGATGCTAGTAGTGGAGCCCATGTTGATTATGACCAACGACCTGATGTGTTTAG AGGAACTGTTAGATATGCTAGTGTTAATGCACATCTAGGAAGAACAGCAAGCAGGAGGGATGATCTGGAGTCTCTTGCATACACACTAATTTTCCTTCATCGAGGAAGATTAGCATGGCAGGGATATCAG GGCGATAATAAATCTTTTCTAGTATGTAAGAAAAAAATGGCAACATCTCCAGAAATATTATGTTGCCTTTGTCCTCCGGCATTCAAGCAATTTCTTGAGGTTGTGGTTAACATGAAATTTGATGAggaaccaaattattcaaaacttATTTCTTTGTTCGATGGATTAATTAGTCCAAATCCAGTAGTTAGGCAAATTAGCATTGATGGTGCTCAAAAG GTTGGTCAAAAACGTGGTAGATTGACTATTGATGATGGAGAAGAGAATCAACCGAAGAAGAAAATTCGCCTAGGTGTACCTGCCACCCAGTGGATTTCTGTGTATAATGCTAGGCTTCCGATGAAACAAAG GTACCACTACAATGTAGCTGATGCACGTTTGTCACAACATGTGGAGAGAGGAAATGAAGATGGCCTCCTTATTAGTTGTGTTGCATCTTGTTCTAATTTGTGGGCCCTCATCATGGATGCTGGAACTGCTTTCACATCCCAAGTGTATGAGTTGTCTCCATTTTTTCTTCACAAG GAATGGATTATGGATCAATGGGAGAAAAACTACTATATCACCTCACTTGCTGGTGCTAATAATGGAAGTTCACTTGTAGTCATGTCAAAAG GCACTCAATACACGCAGCAGTCTTACAAAGTAAGCGAATCTTTTCCATTTAAATGGATAAGGAAGAAGTGGAAAGAAGGATTCCACGTCACATCCATGGCAACTGCTGGCAGCAGATGGGGCATTGTCATGTCACGCAATGCTGGTTTTACAGAACAG GTTGTTGAGTTAGACTTCCTGTATCCAAGCGAGGGCGTCCACAGGCGATGGGACAGCGGATATCGCATTACTTCTATGGCTGCCACTTGGGACCAGGCTGCACTCATCCTCAGTGTGCCCAAGCGGAAGCCTAGCGATGAGACTCAGGAGACCCTACGGACGTCGGCATTTCCAAGTGCTCACGTTAAG GACAAGTGGGGAAAGAATCTGTACCTGGCTTCCATTTGCTATGGTCGGACCGTGTCATGA
- the LOC122018667 gene encoding zinc finger protein 8-like translates to MSEREARDFTSTVDSFAQLPFIRPAAPKHAGNASAIRLFGIEVPHHQNTEEDTNKDHTTIGAASAATSANGEIARKFECHYCCRQFPTSQALGGHQNAHKRERQNAKRAHLQAHHGPLVIDGRHHVYGLFNYHHQYPAPPQPPPWHHHATSFFGGFGAVGQPISASPMPGIWRAHGGVTHVDSLTPPVPWMIRGEDRAESKSIANVSSSLTAAAASTPSASPKTQLSFQLMPTAKESVSLDLRL, encoded by the coding sequence ATGAGCGAGCGCGAGGCGCGCGACTTCACGAGCACGGTAGACTCCTTCGCCCAGCTTCCCTTCATCCGCCCGGCCGCACCGAAACACGCCGGCAACGCCTCAGCCATCCGCCTTTTCGGCATCGAAGTCCCTCACCACCAGAACACCGAAGAAGACACCAACAAAGACCACACCACCATCGGCGCCGCCTCCGCCGCCACGTCCGCCAACGGCGAGATCGCGCGCAAGTTCGAATGCCACTACTGCTGCCGGCAATTCCCGACCTCGCAAGCCCTAGGCGGCCACCAAAACGCCCACAAGCGCGAGCGCCAGAACGCGAAGCGGGCTCACCTCCAGGCCCACCACGGCCCTCTGGTCATCGACGGCCGCCACCACGTCTACGGCCTCTTCAACTATCACCACCAGTACCCCGCTCCTCCGCAACCTCCTCCATGGCATCACCATGCAACTAGCTTCTTCGGCGGATTCGGCGCGGTGGGCCAGCCCATCAGCGCCAGCCCGATGCCGGGGATCTGGCGGGCTCACGGGGGCGTGACCCACGTGGACTCGCTGACGCCGCCGGTGCCATGGATGATAAGAGGAGAAGATCGAGCCGAGTCGAAAAGCATTGCCAATGTTAGTAGCAGTTTAACTGCTGCTGCGGCTTCTACTCCGTCTGCATCTCCCAAAACCCAACTCAGCTTCCAACTGATGCCAACTGCCAAGGAGAGCGTGAGTTTGGATCTGCGCCTGTGA
- the LOC122021606 gene encoding metal tolerance protein 4-like has product MEGGENDRAAAEVRTPLLGPAGRMPRKNSVTSMRGEFVSRLPDKVRRGVDLERPFTLDVSQTRDLIEGEKEYYEKQFATLRSFEEVDSLHTKTIDEDKDLEEQAQSEFAIKISNYANIALLALKIYATIRSGSIAIAASTLDSLLDLMAGGILWFTHLSMKSINIYKYPIGKLRVQPVGIIIFAAVMATLGFQVFVQALERLIENTPSEKMTSTQLIWLYSIMLTATFIKLALWLYCRTSGNNIVRAYAKDHYFDVVTNVLGLTAAILGDKYYWWIDPAGAIILAIYTITNWSGTVWENAVSLVGQSAPPEMLQKLTYLVIRHDPKIKRVDTVRAYTFGVLYFVEVDIELPEDLPLKEAHMIGESLQIKIEELPEVERAFVHLDFECDHKPEHNILVKLPSSQP; this is encoded by the exons ATGGAGGGCGGAGAGAACGATCGGGCAGCGGCGGAGGTCAGGACGCCGCTTTTGGGGCCCGCCGGCCGGATGCCGCGCAAGAACTCGGTGACCTCAATGAGGGGCGAGTTCGTGTCCAGGCTGCCGGATAAGGTGAGGCGCGGCGTCGACTTGGAGAGGCCTTTCACCCTAGACGTCTCCCAAACCAGAGATCTCATCGAAG GGGAAAAAGAATACTACGAGAAACAATTTGCAACCCTGAGATCCTTTGAGGAAGTTGACTCCTTGCATACAAAAACCATTGATGAGGATAAAGATCTTGAAGAGCAAGCACAGAGTGAATTTGCCATAAAGATATCTAACTATGCAAACATTGCTCTCTTGGCACTAAAG ATTTATGCTACTATACGAAGTGGTTCAATAGCTATTGCTGCATCAACACTTGATTCGTTACTGGATCTTATGGCTGGTGGAATCCTCTGGTTTACACATTTGTCAATGAAAAGCATAAACATATACAAGTATCCTATTGGCAAGTTGCGTGTTCAGCCAGTTGGAATTATCATATTTGCTGCTGTTATGGCTACTCTAG GATTTCAGGTTTTTGTTCAAGCTCTTGAGCGTTTGATTGAAAATACACCCTCTGAAAAGATGACCTCAACACAATTGATATGGCTATACTCAATCATGTTGACAGCCACATTCATAAAGCTAGCTTTGTGGCTGTACTGCAGAACCTCAGGAAACAATATTGTCCGTGCCTATGCTAAG GACCATTATTTTGATGTCGTCACCAATGTTCTTGGCTTGACTGCTGCTATTCTTGGTGATAAATACTACTGGTGGATTGACCCTGCTGGAGCTATCATTCTTGCAATATATACAATTACGAATTGGTCAGGAACTGTCTGGGAGAATGCAG TTTCACTGGTTGGGCAGTCCGCTCCACCAGAGATGCTGCAGAAATTAACTTACCTCGTAATAAGGCATGATCCTAAGATTAAACGAGTCGACACTGTCCGAGCCTATACATTTGGAGTCCTTTACTTCGTTGAG GTTGATATTGAACTTCCAGAAGATTTGCCTCTGAAAGAAGCCCACATGATCGGAGAATCCCTGCAGATAAAGATCGAAGAACTTCCAGAAGTAGAACGAGCATTTGTACACCTTGATTTCGAATGCGACCACAAGCCAGAGCATAACATCCTCGTCAAGCTACCTAGCAGCCAACCTTAA
- the LOC122018668 gene encoding uncharacterized protein LOC122018668: MQQLFADAGGGVTELVWWGSWLLPCQTTTKYHSNNTVTSPWVNLLSLLSIFYFTSLAFMHVQESSTGSSRGGVDNCSLFILGGWMLQSKESGPGEIRREQNHQPFNMERTWKLAKICGCREENDSLLTTEA; this comes from the exons ATGCAGCAGTTGTTTGCTGATGCTGGTGGTGGAGTGACTGAGCTGGTCTGGTGGGGGAGCTGGCTTTTGCCCTGTCAAACAACAACCAAGTACCACAGCAACAACACCGTCACCTCGCCATGGGTCAATCTGCTCAGTCTGTTATCAATTTTCTACTTTACGAGTTTGGCTTTCATGCATGTGCAAGAAAGCAGCACAGGTAGCAGTAGAGGAGGAGTAGACAA CTGTAGCCTCTTCATACTTGGTGGCTGGATGCTGCAGAGCAAAGAAAGTGGTCCTGGAGAAATAAGAAG AGAGCAGAACCATCAACCATTTAATATGGAGAGGACTTGGAAACTTGCCAAGATATGTGGCTGCAGAGAGGAGAACGATTCACTTTTAACTACAGAAGCTTGA
- the LOC122021693 gene encoding pentatricopeptide repeat-containing protein At4g21065-like gives MISPTSRRISSLFLRATSLLHFLQLHSLLLKTAFDHHPAVASKLIASICLFSLPHARSLLSGLSFPPPVFIWNTLIRAYDDSEFPHDAIRIFSTLRLVEVVRPNHITYPFVLRACARASLHRVGETVHGLIVKAGFLDDSYVGNTLLHMYSCCGLLECAHQVFDGMSVRDVVSWTSMIQGCLSCGHPPEALRVFFEMKRVNVKPNSVTLLNLLSASSYLGSPRIGQSIHSYIIVNNMKLDVALGAALVGMYAKCGLLEEAYQVFKSMEKQDLQSWTIMISGFVDHGQWKRAINLFSQMEASGFRPDSTIFSIILCACSHLGMVDEGQKMFARMVEEFHITPTIEHYGCMVDLFGRAGLLETAYKFIKNMPIIPNNVILRSFLGACRENGKFIGIDEDFMRILLEKEPGLGSNYVIAANMSALSGKWNEVEKMRSNISKKGLRKVRACSWVEGSLELPDRRLMESPR, from the exons ATGATCTCCCCAACCTCCCGCCGCATTTCCTCCCTCTTCCTGCGCGCCACTTCCCTCCTCCACTTCCTCCAACTCCACTCGCTCCTCCTCAAAACTGCCTTCGACCACCACCCTGCCGTCGCTTCCAAGCTCATCGCCTCGATCTGCCTCTTCTCCCTCCCCCACGCCCGTTCCCTCCTCTCCGGCCTCTCCTTCCCTCCCCCTGTCTTCATCTGGAACACTCTCATCCGGGCCTACGACGACTCCGAATTCCCCCACGATGCCATCCGCATCTTCTCCACCCTCAGACTAGTCGAGGTCGTGCGCCCCAATCACATTACCTATCCGTTTGTTCTCAGGGCCTGCGCCCGCGCTTCGTTGCATCGAGTCGGAGAGACGGTTCATGGCTTGATCGTAAAGGCGGGGTTTTTGGATGATTCTTATGTGGGGAATACGCTATTGCACATGTATAGTTGTTGCGGGTTGTTGGAATGTGCTCACCAGGTGTTTGATGGAATGAGTGTTAGAGATGTTGTGTCGTGGACTTCCATGATCCAAGGGTGTCTTTCTTG CGGCCATCCTCCCGAAGCCCTAAGGGTGTTTTTTGAAATGAAAAGAGTGAATGTTAAGCCCAACTCAGTTACTTTGTTAAACCTTCTCTCTGCTTCTAGCTATCTTGGCAGCCCACGTATTGGACAATCTATTCATTCCTACATTATAGTTAACAATATGAAATTGGATGTTGCTCTAGGTGCTGCTCTAGTTGGCATGTATGCTAAATGTGGGTTGTTAGAGGAGGCTTACCAAGTTTTCAAATCCATGGAAAAGCAGGACCTGCAATCATGGACAATTATGATCTCGGGATTTGTTGATCATGGTCAATGGAAAAGAGCGATCAATCTCTTCTCGCAGATGGAAGCTAGTGGTTTTAGACCAGACAGTACGATATTCTCCATCATTTTATGTGCTTGCAGTCATCTTGGTATGGTTGACGAAGGCCAGAAGATGTTTGCCAGAATGGTAGAAGAGTTCCATATTACACCCACCATCGAACACTATGGTTGTATGGTTGATTTGTTCGGCCGTGCAGGTTTATTGGAAACTGCTTACAAATTCATTAAAAACATGCCTATCATTCCAAACAATGTCATCTTGAGATCCTTTCTTGGGGCTTGTCGAGAGAATGGCAAATTCATAGGCATCGATGAAGACTTCATGAGGATTCTGCTGGAAAAGGAGCCTGGCTTAGGATCAAACTACGTGATTGCTGCCAACATGTCAGCATTGTCAGGTAAATGGAACGAAGTCGAGAAGATGAGAAGCAACATCTCAAAGAAAGGTTTAAGGAAGGTTCGCGCATGCAGTTGGGTGGAAGGGAGTCTAGAActtcctgatcgacgactaatGGAAAGTCCCAGATGA
- the LOC122020566 gene encoding protein BIG GRAIN 1-like, which produces MGERWAKDNNQGGYQNPSFSSTLLDAIYRSIDESDGNAAAFGGGSARDRCCAPAGIIPNRLPTTLRPPAEAANKRGSSRCRTLPPISTSSSSDISSYGGFSSSSDPDSAATRLRPIRTGVAPLRSVARPPPLAEEDEKKKKKSGSIRGKLRDLGGSRSATPASPGARLAGFLGSLLSAVSGAPRKQSPSSSVAGAGGRDDSACSTASSHSRSCLTKKPSTREGAAKGGKRTVRFYPVSVIVDEDPRPCGKRSVCEPNPSSRRLSAAALEARRRVEELLRGMEEEEEEMSDSSSDLFELENFTATESGGGGSGGGRTDELPVYETTRLDSNRSFSQSQRFLKT; this is translated from the coding sequence ATGGGAGAGCGGTGGGCGAAGGATAACAACCAAGGCGGTTACCAGAATCCATCCTTCTCCTCCACCCTCCTCGACGCAATCTACCGCTCCATCGACGAGTCCGACGGCAACGCTGCTGCCTTCGGGGGTGGATCCGCACGCGATCGCTGCTGCGCTCCCGCAGGCATCATCCCAAATCGCCTTCCTACGACTCTTCGGCCTCCCGCGGAGGCAGCGAACAAAAGGGGTTCAAGCCGCTGCCGAACTCTGCCGCCTATCTCCACATCTAGCTCCTCCGATATCTCCAGCTACGGAGGCTTCTCCTCCTCTTCGGATCCCGACTCGGCGGCGACCCGTCTCCGGCCGATCCGCACCGGCGTGGCCCCGCTCCGCTCCGTAGCTCGTCCGCCGCCGCTGGCAGAGGAAgacgagaagaagaaaaagaagtccGGTTCGATCCGAGGCAAGCTCCGCGACCTGGGTGGTTCCAGATCGGCGACGCCGGCGTCTCCAGGTGCCCGCCTCGCCGGATTCCTCGGGTCTCTGTTATCCGCAGTATCAGGGGCGCCGCGAAAGCAGTCACCGTCTTCCTCCGTCGCCGGCGCAGGCGGACGCGACGACTCCGCCTGCTCCACGGCGTCGTCCCACTCGCGGTCGTGCCTGACCAAGAAGCCCTCGACTAGGGAGGGAGCGGCGAAGGGGGGCAAGCGGACGGTGAGGTTCTACCCGGTGAGCGTGATCGTCGACGAAGACCCTCGGCCGTGCGGCAAGAGGAGCGTCTGCGAGCCGAATCCGTCGTCGCGGCGGCTATCGGCGGCGGCATTGGAAGCGCGGAGGAGGGTGGAGGAGCTACTGAGGGGgatggaggaggaagaggaggagatgagCGATTCGAGCTCCGATCTGTTCGAGTTGGAGAATTTTACGGCGACGGAAAGTGGAGGCGGCGGCAGCGGCGGCGGGCGGACGGACGAGCTTCCGGTGTATGAAACCACCCGCCTCGACTCAAATCGCTCCTTTTCTCAATCTCAACGCTTTCTCAAAACATAA